In Molothrus aeneus isolate 106 chromosome 11, BPBGC_Maene_1.0, whole genome shotgun sequence, a genomic segment contains:
- the LOC136561437 gene encoding uromodulin-like, producing the protein MATPAPRLRGRARGSSGTGPAAPRHGTCGHRGPPRPSATAPGPGGSPGPLRCPSPGACPGPAAGTVPRARWEKDRIVRCLLLLSVLCLAGCEGNKSELASTHGPRSGVALRVKRSPDACLPNPCQHQGQCQVAVDRPVCSCKPGFTGEFCQDVVLKLACEEEHMKMMVRKEVFELLKIPLELVHLKNQACKVSEKEEEGELFFAAILTGENHTACGSVIQQNSSHVSYSNAIESEQEVPRATISRSFQLEVHFSCIYAYQQVVRLPFALTAVDKLVQLVVREGHFNVSMRLYKSPSYLEPYHLPSVAVPLTDTLYVLLKMEGQHQLKYFLLSVLDCWATPSTDPHQDTQHKLIEQGCPHDETVTYLNAIGESTTAKFSFQMFQFVGYPEMFLHCRVQLCVPDSPEPCAKQCPGHWRSRRALADNYNRIVSYGPILLLAAPSSGAEIHHSSSDQQDPAGPSPWLSRALVLLGVLAVLAVAAAAVSVGRRMG; encoded by the exons ATGGCAACGCCCGCGCCGCGGCTCCGGGGACGGGCCCGCGGCTCCTCGGGGACGGGGCCCGCGGCTCCTCGGCACGGGACCTGCGGCCACCGGGGCCCTCCCAGACCTTCTGCCACAGCCCCCGGTCCCGGAGGTTCCCCGGGACCCCtgcgctgccccagccccggcgcctgtcccggcccggccgccggcACCGTGCCCCGGGCCCGCTGGGAGAAG GACAGGATTGTGAgatgtttgctgctgctctctgtgctctgcctggctggctGTGAAGGCAACAAGA GTGAGCTGGCCAGCACCCATGGCCCGAGGTCAGGGGTTGCCCTCCGTGTCAAGAGGAGCCCAGATGCCTGCCTGCCCAACCCGTGCCAGCaccaggggcagtgccaggtggCTGTGGACAGACCAGTTTGCAGCTGCAAGCCAGGCTTCACAGGGGAATTCTGCCAAG ATGTGGTGCTGAAGCTGGCCTGTGAGGAAGAGCACATGAAGATGATGGTCAGGAAGGAGGTGTTTGAGCTCTTGAAAATCCCACTGGAGCTTGTCCACTTGAAGAACCAGGCATGCAAGGTctcagagaaggaagaagagggtGAGCTGTTTTTTGCAGCCATTCTCACAGGTGAAAACCACACTGCCTGTGGATCAGTAATCCAG CAAAACAGCTCCCATGTCTCGTACTCCAACGCCATCGAGTCGGAGCAGGAAGTCCCCAGGGCCACGATCTCCCGCAGTTTTCAGCTGGAGGTGCACTTCTCCTGCATCTACGCCTACCAGCAGGTGGTGAGACTGCCCTTCGCTCTCACTGCTGTTGACAA GCTGGTACAGCTTGTGGTCAGAGAAGGACACTTCAATGTCAGCATGAGACTCTACAAATCCCCCTCCTACCTCGAGCCTTATCACCTGCCAAGTGTGGCTGTGCCCCTCACGGACACCCTCTATGTCCTGCTGAAGATGGAAGGGCAGCACCAGCTCAAGTACTTCCTGCTGAGTGTTCTGGACTGCTGGGCCACGCCGAGCACAGATCCACACCAGGACACGCAGCACAAGCTCATTGAGCAGGG gtgtccccatgaCGAGACAGTGACCTATCTGAATGCCATTGGGGAGAGCACCACTGCCAAGTTCAGCTTCCAGATGTTTCAGTTTGTTGGTTACCCTGAGATGTTCCTGCACTGCCGTGTGCAGCTCTGTGTTCCtgacagcccagagccctgtgccaaG CAATGCCCCGGGCACTGGAGGAGCAGGCGGGCACTGGCAGATAACTACAACAGGATTGTCTCCTACGGGCCCATcctcctgctggctgctccttcctcaggagcagagatccaccatTCCAGCAGTGACCAGCAGGACCCAGCGG GACCCAGCCCGTGGCTCTCCAGGGCCCTCGTCCTGCTGGGTGTGCTTGCCGTGCTCGCTGTGGCTGCTGCGGCCGTCAGCGTGGGGCGGAGGATGGGTTAG
- the DRC7 gene encoding dynein regulatory complex subunit 7: MEALEEKEEVEQTPDDVISLNISDYLDELELDAEEASVISNESDFDWSSIDTSNLPSSYKTNSRQEKKLLQLADNFLQQYSHLCPDRKPLFIHPLNECGVQKFVSTTVRPTLLPYPDMYYWSGCASFVSDYLIMEPLKCPVTPPSSLYSPTTIVKYQRGNCFDFSVLLCSLLVGAGYDAYCVHGYATLEICSLDQTQEVCPRLRKTPEVPVKEDPNKYRIKYPLEPKSQFELQQKAKEEEEAKSTQEEEREEEVVEEVEKPKRDPLHGLRVHAWVLVLSGKRKVPETFFINPFTGNNHSTKDECFLGIESIWNDKNYWVNMQDCRKGCKDLSFDLSNRFCWEIMFPESDEASQLPTESPKNSTDEMQEKKKIGRSFEMPLSWVDRIKVSCKEYENPFPRGKKVILYDKAKQEKWAAYANADGLVERLTVYADSDRTEELEVKEWFEHRKDLLYMREVNHQTQLITDHFNPGHPLLLKAHTYTSLEPETGHTVEFYHKARVDGLWKRSETATEMTEYFEEREDLLHKRHINFGERDQGMETAGGTAEANARPIVQIKEYFHRNPKKPADEDVEERVFKVIDDVIQLTYHLEVYDIIPSKVVFARVIGREKREGEIFLSRENTVKYQPWSSEKHKNMRYLYNLLWELRAEQKDLKQLVRDSEAEMLNILTVRENEEANIKLTVSIYSAAQREQRIATLLEEEQKSSQSSLEKKSQQTGGEDESVTHHTATNSTM, encoded by the exons ATGGAGGCcttggaggagaaggaggaagtgGAGCAAACACCAGATGATGTGATCTCTTTGAATATCAGTGATTACCTCGATGAGCTGGAACTAGATGCGGAGGAAGCCTCTGTCATAAGCAATGAATC TGATTTTGACTGGAGCTCCATTGACACATCCAACTTACCATCTTCGTACAAGACAAATTCCCGGCAGGAGaagaagctgctgcagctcgCTGACAATTTCTTGCAGCAGTACTCTCACCTGTGCCCTGACCGCAAGCCGCTCTTCATCCACCCGCTCAACGAGTGTGGAGTGCAG AAGTTTGTGAGCACAACAGTGAGGCCAACCCTGCTGCCTTACCCAGACATGTACTACTggtcaggctgtgccagctttGTCAGTGATTACCTCATCATGGAGCCCCTCAAGTGCCCAGTCACACCG CCCAGCTCACTCTATTCCCCAACCACCATTGTGAAGTACCAGCGAGGGAACTGCTTTGACTTCAGCgtgctgctgtgctccctgctggtgGGGGCTGGCTACGATGCCTACTGTGTACATGGATATGCCACCCTCGAGATATGCTCCCTGGACCAGACCCAGGAGGTGTGCCCACGGCTCAGGAAGACCCCAGAG GTACCGGTAAAGGAGGATCCCAACAAGTATAGAATTAAGTACCCTTTAGAGCCAAAGAGCCAGTTTGAGCTTCAGCAGAAGgccaaggaggaggaagaagctaAATCCACacaagaggaggaaagagaagaggaggtgGTTGAG GAGGTGGAAAAGCCCAAGCGAGACCCTTTGCATGGCTTACGGGTGCACGCCTGGGTTCTGGTTCTGTCTGGGAAGAGGAAGGTTCCCGAGACCTTCTTCATCAACCCCTTCACAGGAAACAACCACAGCACCAAGGATGAGTGCTTCCTTGGGATTGAGAGCATCTGGAACGACAAGAACTACTGGGTGAACATGCAGGACTGCCGCAAAGGCTGCAAG GATCTCAGCTTTGACTTGAGTAATCGTTTCTGCTGGGAAATTATGTTTCCAGAGAGCGACGAGGCCTCTCAGTTGCCCACAGAGTCACCCAAGAACAGCACAGATGAAATG caagaaaagaagaaaatagggAGGAGCTTTGAGATGCCACTATCATGGGTAGACCGAATTAAGGTATCTTGCAAAG AATATGAGAATCCCTTTCCCCGGGGGAAGAAGGTGATCCTGTACGATAAAGCAAAGCAGGAGAAATGGGCGGCGTATGCAAATGCAGACGGGCTGGTGGAACGCCTCACTGTCTACGCAGACTCTGACC GTACTGAAGAACTGGAGGTGAAGGAATGGTTCGAACACCGAAAAGACCTGCTGTATATGAGAGAAGTGAATCATCAAACACAGCTGATCACAGACCATTTTAATCCTGGACACCCCCTCCTTCTTAAAG CTCACACCTACACATCACTGGAACCTGAGACTGGGCACACAGTGGAGTTTTACCACAAAGCACGAGTTGATGGCCTCTGGAAACGTTCTGAAACTGCTACAGAGATGACAGAGTACTTCGAGGAGCGGGAGGACCTCCTGCACAAGCGGCACATAAACTTTGGTGAAAGAGACCAGGGAATGGAAACGGCTGGAGGCACAGCTGAGGCTAACGCCCGGCCCATAGTG CAAATCAAGGAGTATTTCCACAGAAATCCAAAAAAGCCTGCTGATGAAGATGTAGAGGAACGTGTCTTTAAGGTCATAGATGATGTCATCCAGCTGACATATCACCTTGAGGTCTATGACATCATCCCTTCAAAGGTGGTTTTCGCTAGAGTAATagggagggagaagagagaaggTGAAATCTTCCTGAGCAGAGAAAACACTGTCAAATACCAG CCCTGGTCCTCAGAGAAGCACAAGAACATGCGCTACCTCTACAACTTGCTGTGGGAGCTGAGAGCAGAACAGAAGGATCTGAAGCAGCTGGTGCGGGACTCTGAAGCAGAG